One window of the Candidatus Chryseobacterium colombiense genome contains the following:
- the rimM gene encoding ribosome maturation factor RimM (Essential for efficient processing of 16S rRNA), producing MRKEDCYLLGKITRRHGLAGNVILKLDTDQPELYNKLESIFVEINGLLVPFFIEKSSWSKLDALNIAFKNSTEALVDQSLGKNVYLPLTSLPKLSGKQFYYHEIIGYNIFDENENDCGVIRSVNDQTAQVYFITNLDGKEVVIPTIKDWIIEVNREERFIKMELPEGLIDVFLVPSKKDE from the coding sequence ATGCGTAAAGAAGATTGCTATTTATTAGGAAAAATCACACGCAGACACGGACTTGCGGGAAACGTAATCCTTAAACTGGATACAGACCAACCCGAGCTTTACAATAAACTGGAATCAATATTCGTTGAAATCAACGGATTATTGGTTCCTTTTTTTATTGAAAAATCATCATGGAGCAAACTTGATGCTCTTAATATTGCTTTTAAAAACTCTACAGAAGCTTTGGTTGACCAGTCTCTAGGTAAGAATGTTTATTTACCATTGACTTCACTGCCAAAACTATCAGGAAAGCAATTCTACTATCACGAAATCATCGGATATAATATCTTCGATGAAAACGAAAATGACTGCGGTGTGATCAGATCTGTAAATGATCAAACGGCACAAGTATATTTTATTACCAATCTGGACGGAAAAGAAGTGGTAATTCCTACTATTAAAGACTGGATTATTGAAGTAAACAGAGAAGAAAGATTCATTAAAATGGAACTTCCTGAAGGTCTTATTGATGTCTTTTTAGTTCCTTCTAAAAAAGACGAATAA
- a CDS encoding 30S ribosomal protein S16, which produces MSVKIRLQRHGSKGRPFFHIVVADSRSRRDGRFIEKLGTYNPITNPATIDLNVDSAVKWLNNGAQPTDTARAILSYKGALYKKHLQGGVAKGAFDEAEAEKRFNAWVEAKDSKVQGKVEGLATAKSDAKKAALEAEVKVNEARIAAAAQAEADAKAAEEAANAPAEEVATEGEAAAESTEENTEA; this is translated from the coding sequence ATGTCAGTAAAAATCAGATTACAAAGACACGGATCAAAAGGGAGACCTTTCTTCCACATCGTGGTTGCAGATTCTAGATCAAGAAGAGATGGTAGATTCATCGAAAAACTAGGAACTTACAACCCAATTACTAACCCTGCAACTATCGATTTGAACGTTGATTCTGCTGTGAAGTGGTTAAACAACGGTGCTCAGCCAACTGATACTGCAAGAGCTATTCTTTCTTACAAAGGTGCACTTTACAAAAAACACTTACAAGGTGGTGTTGCTAAAGGAGCTTTTGATGAGGCTGAAGCTGAAAAAAGATTCAATGCTTGGGTAGAAGCTAAAGATTCTAAAGTACAAGGTAAAGTAGAAGGTTTGGCAACTGCTAAATCTGACGCTAAGAAAGCTGCTTTAGAAGCTGAAGTAAAAGTAAATGAAGCTAGAATCGCTGCTGCTGCACAAGCTGAAGCTGATGCTAAGGCTGCTGAAGAAGCTGCTAATGCACCTGCTGAAGAAGTTGCTACAGAAGGAGAAGCTGCTGCTGAATCTACAGAAGAAAATACTGAAGCTTAA
- a CDS encoding YqaE/Pmp3 family membrane protein, with protein MLLAILLPFLSFIVRGKIFTGIICLILQITLIGWLPVAIWAVLSLHNERADKRTERLIRAMKENKK; from the coding sequence ATGTTACTGGCCATTCTCCTTCCTTTTTTATCTTTCATCGTTCGTGGAAAAATTTTCACAGGAATCATCTGTCTGATATTACAAATCACATTAATAGGTTGGCTTCCTGTTGCAATTTGGGCAGTTTTATCTTTACATAATGAAAGGGCAGACAAACGAACTGAAAGACTTATTCGCGCGATGAAGGAAAATAAAAAATAA
- a CDS encoding CDP-alcohol phosphatidyltransferase family protein translates to MKTLPYILIATRFILAPIIFSLAYFEGEESGFLILALMYFGLLTDIFDGIIARKVGVSSEKLRRLDSQTDLVFWLSLGFAAYFLNPELIKKQWEGIVLIFGMEALCYIISILKFGKETCTHAFLSKMWGVSLLIAFTYLIGFQQAGWAFYLTVGLGFISHIDVILIILLLPKWQYDVPSSYHAWRIRNGKKRKKSIFFN, encoded by the coding sequence ATGAAAACATTACCCTACATTTTAATTGCTACAAGATTTATTCTTGCACCCATCATCTTTTCATTAGCTTATTTCGAAGGAGAGGAATCCGGATTTTTAATTTTAGCATTAATGTATTTCGGGTTGTTAACAGATATTTTCGATGGAATTATTGCCCGTAAAGTTGGTGTTTCTTCCGAAAAACTAAGAAGATTGGATAGTCAGACCGATCTGGTTTTCTGGCTTTCGTTGGGGTTTGCTGCTTACTTTTTAAATCCTGAACTAATAAAAAAACAGTGGGAAGGAATCGTGCTAATTTTCGGGATGGAAGCTTTATGCTATATTATAAGTATTCTGAAATTCGGTAAGGAAACCTGTACTCATGCTTTTTTATCAAAAATGTGGGGAGTAAGTCTGCTGATTGCTTTTACTTATTTAATTGGATTTCAACAGGCAGGTTGGGCTTTTTATCTCACAGTGGGATTAGGATTTATTTCCCATATCGATGTTATCCTTATCATTTTACTTCTTCCAAAATGGCAGTATGATGTTCCGAGTTCCTATCATGCCTGGAGAATTCGCAATGGAAAAAAGCGTAAAAAATCAATCTTCTTTAATTAG
- a CDS encoding nitroreductase, giving the protein MNKAEVLKEIIEQRRSIFPKDYNENEISQEIIDEILHSATLAPNHKRTKPWRFKIFKGEEKAKLALEMQSIYKATQPEQLFLEKKYNDIGFKINKADAVISIVVNFSGMVPEWEEIAAVSMAVQNMYLTCTANEIGCYWSSPKIVDHLKESLTIEENQKCLGLFYMGHI; this is encoded by the coding sequence ATGAATAAAGCAGAAGTTTTAAAAGAAATCATAGAGCAAAGAAGAAGTATCTTTCCAAAAGATTATAATGAAAATGAAATTTCTCAGGAAATTATTGATGAAATTTTACATTCAGCAACATTAGCACCCAATCACAAACGCACAAAACCTTGGCGTTTTAAAATATTTAAAGGCGAGGAAAAAGCCAAACTGGCTTTAGAAATGCAGTCTATTTACAAAGCAACCCAGCCCGAACAACTTTTTCTGGAAAAAAAATATAATGATATTGGTTTTAAAATCAATAAAGCAGATGCCGTAATTTCTATTGTGGTTAATTTCAGTGGAATGGTTCCTGAATGGGAAGAAATCGCAGCAGTTTCTATGGCGGTTCAGAATATGTATCTTACCTGTACGGCCAATGAAATAGGATGTTACTGGAGCTCTCCGAAAATTGTAGATCATTTGAAAGAGTCTTTGACGATTGAAGAGAACCAGAAATGCCTTGGTTTGTTTTATATGGGGCATATCTAA
- a CDS encoding GIY-YIG nuclease family protein codes for MKLGKSIRIYLKEGSINDIKLAELLNLTIQALSCPRDKIFELNLSFQNQINKQGVYFLIGNDDSTGKLKVYIGEAENVWERIKNHATGKDFWTELILITSKDDNITKSHIKYLESRLVDITKNADRYILENSNIPTLTSLPLPDRDAMEEFILNIKLLNGIFGHKFLEKQLPSKNNTLDELSNKTDVSEERSLVFNSKSIKANAIQTDEGIVVLTGSQVSAAESVNYGYKTLREELILDGTISKNSLGNLIFNKDHLFNSPSAAAAVIVGYSINGRRNWKNKEGKTLDEIEKSKIAQ; via the coding sequence ATGAAACTAGGAAAAAGTATAAGAATATATTTAAAAGAAGGTTCTATAAATGATATAAAACTTGCGGAATTATTGAACTTAACTATTCAAGCCCTATCTTGCCCTAGAGATAAAATATTTGAATTAAACCTATCTTTCCAAAATCAAATAAATAAACAAGGTGTATATTTTTTGATTGGAAATGATGATTCAACTGGTAAGTTAAAAGTTTACATTGGAGAAGCTGAGAATGTATGGGAAAGAATAAAAAACCATGCAACAGGTAAAGATTTTTGGACGGAGTTGATTTTAATCACAAGTAAAGATGATAATATCACAAAATCACACATAAAATATTTAGAAAGTAGATTAGTTGATATAACAAAAAATGCAGATAGATATATTTTAGAAAATAGCAATATTCCTACTTTAACTTCACTTCCTTTACCTGATCGTGACGCTATGGAAGAATTTATCTTAAACATTAAACTATTAAATGGAATTTTTGGACATAAATTTCTTGAAAAACAATTGCCATCCAAAAATAATACACTTGATGAGCTATCCAACAAAACAGATGTATCAGAAGAAAGAAGCCTGGTTTTTAATTCAAAATCAATAAAAGCCAACGCTATACAAACAGATGAGGGAATTGTAGTACTTACTGGCTCTCAAGTTTCAGCAGCTGAATCAGTAAATTATGGTTATAAAACGTTAAGAGAAGAATTAATTTTAGACGGAACCATTTCAAAAAATTCTTTAGGAAATTTAATCTTTAATAAAGACCATTTATTTAATAGTCCTTCAGCCGCGGCTGCAGTAATTGTAGGATATTCAATTAATGGAAGGAGAAATTGGAAAAACAAAGAAGGTAAAACATTAGATGAAATTGAAAAGAGTAAAATTGCTCAATAA
- a CDS encoding AraC family transcriptional regulator: protein MECGFSDQSHFIRCFKENIGITPLKYQKLLK, encoded by the coding sequence CTGGAATGTGGATTTTCAGACCAGAGCCATTTTATCCGCTGTTTTAAGGAAAACATTGGAATTACACCTTTGAAATACCAGAAGCTTTTAAAATGA
- a CDS encoding dihydrofolate reductase family protein, giving the protein MSQIILYIAQSLDGFIAKPDGNLDWLTSTPPSELGDYGYTELFSSIETIIMGRKTYDIIMGFEEEWAYSEKETFVVTRDQNLEIKSPKTHLLTGDLLAFISELKAKSSKDIWLMGGGELIKYFINNNLLDEMTISIIPKIIGDGIPLFPDGISETEWKLKNVQPYETGLVNLMYEK; this is encoded by the coding sequence ATGTCACAAATCATCCTTTACATCGCTCAAAGTCTCGACGGTTTCATTGCCAAACCTGATGGCAATCTGGACTGGCTCACTTCCACTCCGCCTTCCGAATTGGGAGATTACGGATACACTGAACTTTTCAGCAGTATCGAAACCATTATCATGGGAAGAAAAACCTACGATATTATTATGGGATTTGAAGAAGAATGGGCCTATTCGGAAAAGGAAACTTTTGTAGTTACCAGAGATCAAAATTTAGAAATTAAAAGTCCGAAAACCCATCTTTTAACAGGAGATCTCTTAGCTTTCATCTCTGAACTTAAAGCAAAATCCAGCAAAGACATTTGGTTAATGGGAGGTGGAGAGCTGATTAAATATTTCATCAACAATAATCTTTTGGATGAAATGACCATCTCTATCATTCCAAAAATCATTGGTGATGGAATCCCATTATTTCCCGATGGTATTTCAGAAACAGAATGGAAACTGAAAAATGTTCAGCCCTACGAAACCGGACTTGTCAATCTGATGTATGAAAAATAA
- a CDS encoding tetratricopeptide repeat protein, which produces MNTIPKRLENIKKLQAKRWDNEEEHWDEINELLINELDEILLIEPENTVALIDLGTIYSDLGENEKAIYHLKQALNLGSEDKNLYINLAIVMVDMGMHAEEYHEYLEIAEDKEEDPLTFKAYFDPQSY; this is translated from the coding sequence ATGAACACTATCCCCAAAAGACTAGAAAACATAAAAAAGCTCCAAGCCAAAAGATGGGACAACGAAGAAGAACACTGGGACGAGATCAACGAGCTTTTAATCAACGAGCTGGATGAAATTTTACTGATCGAACCAGAAAACACAGTGGCTTTAATCGATCTGGGGACTATTTATTCTGATCTGGGAGAAAATGAAAAAGCAATCTATCATTTAAAACAGGCATTGAATCTGGGCTCGGAAGATAAAAATCTTTATATCAATCTTGCCATTGTAATGGTTGATATGGGAATGCATGCGGAAGAATATCACGAATATCTTGAAATTGCAGAGGATAAAGAAGAAGATCCGCTGACTTTTAAAGCCTATTTTGATCCACAATCTTATTAA
- a CDS encoding serine hydrolase: MKPIIFFVLVLMSGLSSGQTSNIIEPEKIENSVQKNHLNKIMFLDRVIPLEKTKESDFLKTMTFQEDKDFDIRVFLGNSLVNYLHQLEPHLTTDELLKNGNYQFNFIVDGKLIYTENLNPGAGTAESKKNKTNFRIPFISATNEDSWGRYLWMRFYLANNGIDALEPGNHILNIEIKPYLKTSALKVGNVIAEGELQLIIPKKSISEQQITVQNIKPGSGWKVSEEKFTTERIRALNQRIAEDRFRDITGIVVIKNEKLLLEEYFNGYKRDSLNDTRSVGKSFSSALMGIAIKEGYIKSENQSLKEFYNTEQFNNYSSKKDSVTIKSLLTMSSAFDGNDEDYESPGNEENMYPTDNWIKFVMDLPMTENKIGKIWNYFTAGVVLTGDILDKSIPNGLEYYADKKLFQPLGIKEYKWQFTPQHKPSLAGGLRMKALDFARFGQLYKNNGIWNGKQILDQTWIKKSFTNYFSDYKNFEGYGYLFWRKVYKVGNKEFESYQSNGNGGNKIIIFTEIPVVIVITAKAYNKPYAHSQADKIVQDYLLPAISE; this comes from the coding sequence ATGAAACCAATCATCTTTTTTGTGTTAGTACTTATGTCTGGTTTGTCTTCTGGACAAACTTCAAACATCATTGAGCCTGAAAAAATTGAAAACTCCGTTCAAAAAAATCATTTGAACAAAATTATGTTTTTAGACAGAGTCATTCCTCTAGAAAAGACAAAAGAAAGTGATTTCCTAAAAACCATGACATTCCAGGAGGATAAAGATTTTGATATTCGTGTTTTTCTCGGTAATTCATTGGTCAATTATTTACACCAGCTTGAACCTCATTTGACTACAGATGAACTCCTGAAAAACGGAAACTATCAATTCAATTTCATCGTTGACGGAAAATTAATATATACTGAAAATCTGAATCCGGGAGCAGGAACTGCAGAAAGTAAAAAAAACAAAACCAATTTTAGAATTCCTTTTATAAGCGCAACAAACGAGGATTCCTGGGGAAGATATTTGTGGATGCGTTTCTATCTTGCCAATAATGGAATTGATGCATTGGAACCGGGAAATCACATCCTGAACATTGAAATAAAACCTTACTTAAAAACATCAGCCTTGAAAGTAGGAAATGTAATTGCTGAAGGAGAGCTTCAACTAATTATTCCTAAAAAAAGTATTTCTGAACAACAAATTACAGTCCAGAATATCAAACCGGGAAGTGGCTGGAAAGTTTCCGAAGAGAAATTCACTACTGAACGGATAAGAGCTTTGAATCAAAGAATAGCAGAAGACAGGTTTCGTGACATTACCGGAATTGTTGTGATAAAAAATGAGAAACTGCTGTTGGAAGAATATTTTAACGGATATAAAAGAGACAGTTTAAATGATACGCGCTCTGTTGGAAAATCCTTTTCCTCAGCATTAATGGGAATAGCAATAAAAGAGGGTTATATTAAAAGTGAAAATCAAAGCCTGAAAGAATTTTATAATACAGAACAATTCAATAATTATTCATCTAAAAAAGACAGCGTTACCATTAAAAGCTTACTCACCATGAGCTCTGCTTTCGACGGAAATGATGAAGATTATGAATCTCCCGGAAATGAAGAAAATATGTACCCGACCGACAATTGGATAAAGTTTGTTATGGATCTTCCTATGACCGAAAACAAAATCGGAAAAATCTGGAATTACTTTACCGCGGGAGTAGTTTTGACAGGAGATATTCTGGATAAATCTATTCCAAACGGACTGGAATATTACGCTGATAAAAAACTTTTCCAACCTCTCGGAATTAAAGAGTATAAATGGCAATTCACCCCTCAACACAAACCTTCTTTGGCGGGAGGACTAAGAATGAAAGCTTTAGATTTCGCCAGATTCGGACAGCTTTATAAAAACAACGGAATCTGGAATGGAAAACAGATTTTGGATCAAACATGGATTAAAAAGTCTTTTACCAATTATTTTTCTGATTATAAAAACTTTGAAGGTTATGGGTATCTGTTCTGGAGAAAAGTGTATAAAGTTGGTAACAAAGAATTTGAATCCTATCAGTCCAATGGAAATGGAGGAAACAAAATTATCATCTTTACAGAAATACCAGTCGTGATAGTTATTACAGCAAAAGCATATAATAAACCTTACGCACATTCTCAAGCTGATAAAATTGTACAGGATTATTTATTACCCGCAATTAGTGAGTAA
- a CDS encoding DUF805 domain-containing protein: protein MFENPFSSTGRIRRTEFALSYLIYFIVLLFTVILAGVTKFSLFYLLAVFVWFVGLIFRVMQGAKRCHDLGNSGWFQFIPFYFIAMIFADGEQRANRYGPNPKGIGNYNSINEIGKKEL, encoded by the coding sequence ATGTTTGAAAATCCATTTTCAAGTACAGGAAGAATCAGAAGAACAGAATTCGCACTTTCCTATTTAATCTATTTTATCGTATTGCTTTTTACAGTCATTTTAGCAGGTGTCACAAAATTCTCTCTTTTTTATCTCCTTGCAGTTTTTGTATGGTTTGTCGGATTGATTTTTCGGGTGATGCAGGGCGCAAAAAGATGTCATGATTTAGGAAACAGCGGATGGTTTCAGTTCATCCCTTTTTATTTTATAGCAATGATTTTTGCGGACGGCGAACAGAGAGCCAACAGATATGGTCCCAATCCGAAAGGTATTGGAAATTACAATTCTATTAACGAAATCGGCAAAAAAGAATTGTAA
- a CDS encoding SRPBCC family protein — MKKILKVLGVIILLILVYAVVAILAFGKNYHYEKSIVINAPKEKVWQQVSSMKAFNQWNPWLKLDKNITLTYTGNAGEVGDKYCWDSQNEHAGSGCQEIKELVPNQKQKTEMIFKKPFEGQATSDIILTPEGNATKVTWSMDTEQDPMMKVMRPMMDYQMGKSYGEGLDNLKKLVEK; from the coding sequence ATGAAAAAAATCTTAAAAGTTCTGGGTGTCATTATTCTTTTAATTCTGGTATATGCTGTAGTGGCAATATTGGCTTTCGGCAAAAATTACCATTATGAAAAATCTATCGTAATCAACGCTCCAAAAGAAAAAGTATGGCAACAGGTAAGTTCTATGAAAGCTTTTAACCAATGGAATCCCTGGCTGAAATTAGATAAGAATATAACGCTTACCTATACGGGGAATGCAGGGGAAGTAGGTGATAAATATTGCTGGGATAGCCAGAATGAGCATGCAGGATCGGGATGTCAGGAAATTAAGGAACTGGTTCCCAATCAAAAACAGAAAACAGAAATGATCTTTAAAAAGCCGTTTGAAGGACAAGCTACGTCAGACATTATACTGACTCCTGAAGGAAATGCCACAAAAGTGACTTGGAGTATGGATACTGAACAAGACCCTATGATGAAAGTAATGAGACCGATGATGGATTATCAGATGGGAAAATCTTATGGAGAAGGATTGGATAATCTGAAAAAATTAGTGGAAAAATAA
- a CDS encoding XRE family transcriptional regulator — MRKKIKINKYICENHKTMHQERLLKEIRKKIGDKSLIDEIANILNISYDAAHRRTSLKAKFSFEEGLELAKYYQIPVNQFITSDQQIVAQKTTAVTETNDLKSFFQNNLNVFENLPLSDGMTIYYSAKDIPFFYTLSDNLLSRFKIYVWMNLLNAKQVFIPFLQFSPPNFEPNTKELKKKYEEQNVVELWNDMTVSSILQQILFYYETGLLKTHEARIILEELKELIEYIEQKTENDSKFHLYENELMHLSNDIFFHHPQQSLFALPANMFGYILINDAKTCNETKNYFEHQIKNSKSLGTSGNRDRKIFFNKIYGQIENLKQKL; from the coding sequence ATGCGAAAAAAAATTAAAATAAATAAGTACATTTGTGAAAATCACAAAACCATGCATCAGGAACGTTTGCTTAAGGAAATCCGAAAGAAAATTGGCGACAAATCGCTGATCGACGAAATTGCGAATATCCTGAATATTAGTTATGATGCAGCTCATAGAAGAACTTCCCTGAAAGCTAAGTTCAGTTTTGAAGAAGGTCTGGAACTTGCAAAATATTACCAGATTCCGGTGAATCAGTTTATTACTTCAGATCAGCAGATTGTAGCACAAAAAACTACAGCGGTAACAGAAACAAACGATTTAAAGTCATTTTTCCAAAATAACCTCAACGTTTTTGAAAATCTCCCTCTTTCAGATGGAATGACGATTTATTATTCAGCCAAGGATATTCCGTTTTTTTATACACTTTCAGACAATTTACTTTCCCGTTTTAAAATTTATGTATGGATGAATCTGCTGAATGCGAAACAGGTATTCATTCCATTTCTTCAGTTTTCTCCACCTAATTTCGAACCTAATACAAAGGAGTTAAAGAAGAAATATGAAGAACAAAATGTGGTAGAATTATGGAATGACATGACGGTTTCCAGTATTTTGCAACAGATTTTATTTTACTATGAAACCGGACTTCTGAAAACCCATGAAGCCCGCATTATTCTTGAGGAATTAAAAGAATTAATCGAATATATTGAGCAAAAAACAGAAAATGATTCAAAATTTCATCTCTATGAAAATGAATTGATGCATCTTTCGAATGATATCTTTTTTCATCATCCGCAACAGTCGCTTTTTGCTTTACCGGCAAATATGTTCGGCTATATTTTGATTAATGATGCTAAAACTTGCAATGAGACCAAGAATTATTTTGAACATCAGATCAAAAATTCAAAATCTTTGGGAACATCCGGAAATCGTGACCGGAAAATATTTTTCAATAAAATATATGGCCAGATTGAGAATTTAAAACAAAAGTTATAA
- a CDS encoding M3 family metallopeptidase yields the protein MNILTEKFNTPYHSAPFNSIKNEDYLPAFKELIQNSEKEIDAIVNNPEEPTFENVIEALAYSGEQLDVVSNIFFNLNSAETSDELQQIAQEVSPILTEYSSKISQNEALFNKIKKVYDEKEKYNLNEEQQMLLNETYKGFVRSGALLNEEDKEKLKKISMDLSLKSLQFGQNVLASTNNYFKHITNKEDLAGIPDAILEQYAEEAKERNLEGWVVTLQYPSYIPFMTYAENRELRKEIALANGKKSFDGGEFDNQHLIKELLSLKQQKAELLGYNNYADYVLEERMAKSPSKVIDFLNELLVKAKPYAHQEIEELKSLAKADGIDEMQSYDHAFYAEKLRKAKFDLNDEELKPYFPLNQVQDAVFGLAHQLFGLTFEERNDIPKYHEDVKVYEVKENGDYKSLLYVDYFPRKGKRAGAWMTSYKNQYKKDGENSRPHISIVCNFSKPTKDTPSLLTFQEVTTLFHEFGHALHGMLANTQYPTLSGTSVKWDFVELPSQFLENFCYEPEFLKTFAKHYKTGETLPDEKIEKIEHSKNFMEGYQTLRQLGFGLLDMNYHTKVAELENKSVKEFEDEYTKATQLYPANPETAMSPSFSHIFQGGYSAGYYSYKWAEVLDADAFQYFKENGIFNPEIAAKYKVLLSSGGTKDPMELYKNFRGSEPKVESLLKRAFG from the coding sequence ATGAATATTTTAACAGAAAAATTTAACACACCATATCATTCTGCTCCATTCAATTCCATTAAAAATGAAGATTATCTTCCCGCTTTTAAAGAATTAATACAAAACTCTGAAAAAGAAATCGACGCTATTGTCAACAATCCTGAAGAACCTACATTCGAAAATGTAATTGAAGCATTGGCTTATTCGGGAGAACAGCTGGATGTTGTTTCCAATATATTTTTCAATCTGAATTCTGCTGAAACAAGTGATGAGTTACAACAAATTGCTCAGGAAGTTTCCCCGATCTTAACGGAATATTCTTCTAAAATTTCTCAAAATGAAGCTTTATTTAATAAAATTAAAAAAGTATATGATGAAAAAGAGAAATATAACTTAAATGAGGAGCAGCAAATGCTTTTAAATGAAACCTATAAAGGTTTTGTAAGAAGCGGTGCTTTATTGAATGAAGAAGACAAGGAAAAACTAAAGAAAATCAGTATGGATTTGTCTTTAAAATCGCTTCAGTTTGGGCAAAATGTATTGGCTTCAACAAATAATTATTTTAAACATATCACCAATAAAGAAGATTTGGCAGGAATTCCGGATGCCATTCTGGAACAATATGCAGAAGAAGCAAAAGAAAGAAACCTTGAAGGTTGGGTGGTGACATTACAATATCCAAGCTACATTCCTTTCATGACCTATGCGGAAAACCGCGAGCTGAGAAAAGAAATCGCTTTGGCAAATGGTAAAAAATCTTTTGACGGAGGTGAATTCGATAATCAACATTTAATCAAAGAGCTTCTTAGTTTAAAACAGCAAAAAGCTGAATTATTAGGATATAATAATTATGCAGATTATGTTCTGGAAGAAAGAATGGCAAAGTCTCCATCAAAAGTAATTGACTTCCTGAATGAACTTCTGGTAAAAGCAAAGCCTTATGCACACCAAGAAATTGAAGAATTAAAATCTTTGGCAAAAGCAGACGGAATTGATGAGATGCAATCGTATGACCATGCTTTTTATGCCGAAAAACTTCGTAAAGCTAAGTTTGACCTTAATGATGAGGAATTAAAACCGTATTTCCCATTGAACCAAGTCCAGGATGCTGTTTTTGGATTGGCACATCAGCTTTTCGGATTGACTTTTGAGGAAAGAAATGACATTCCGAAATACCATGAAGACGTAAAAGTCTATGAGGTAAAAGAAAACGGAGATTATAAATCTTTACTGTATGTAGATTATTTCCCGAGAAAGGGCAAAAGAGCCGGAGCCTGGATGACCAGCTATAAAAATCAGTATAAAAAAGATGGTGAAAACTCACGTCCGCATATTTCTATCGTTTGTAATTTCAGCAAACCAACAAAAGATACCCCGAGTTTATTGACCTTTCAGGAAGTAACTACTTTGTTCCATGAATTCGGTCATGCTCTTCACGGAATGCTGGCCAACACGCAATACCCTACTCTTTCCGGAACTTCTGTGAAATGGGATTTTGTAGAATTACCTTCTCAGTTCCTTGAAAACTTCTGCTATGAGCCGGAATTCTTAAAAACTTTTGCAAAACATTATAAAACAGGAGAAACTCTTCCTGATGAAAAAATCGAGAAGATCGAACACTCCAAAAATTTCATGGAAGGTTACCAGACTTTAAGACAACTTGGTTTCGGATTATTAGATATGAATTACCATACAAAAGTAGCAGAGCTGGAAAATAAGTCTGTAAAAGAATTTGAAGATGAATATACGAAAGCTACGCAATTGTATCCTGCAAATCCTGAAACAGCAATGAGTCCTAGTTTTTCCCATATCTTCCAGGGTGGATATTCTGCAGGATATTATTCTTATAAGTGGGCGGAAGTTCTGGATGCCGATGCTTTCCAGTATTTTAAAGAAAACGGAATTTTCAATCCTGAAATTGCCGCAAAATATAAAGTTCTTTTATCTTCGGGAGGTACGAAAGATCCTATGGAGCTGTATAAGAATTTCAGAGGTAGTGAGCCAAAAGTGGAGAGTTTATTGAAGAGAGCTTTTGGGTAA